Proteins from a single region of Oreochromis niloticus isolate F11D_XX linkage group LG7, O_niloticus_UMD_NMBU, whole genome shotgun sequence:
- the LOC100695705 gene encoding fibroblast growth factor receptor substrate 2, protein MGSCLSCPEKESIPDNHQSKFKVINVDDDGNELGSGVMELTDAELVLHTHRRDDVRWPYLCLRRYGYDSNLFSFESGRRCQTGQGIFAFKCARAEEIFNMLQEVMHSHSISVVEEAVLEPSHQAALTPAALGYSVPSVPNGVTRIPSVGEAPSHPSSRHPSVASTRLPSVGEESTHPLLVADEAVHTYVNTTGLLEEQPSPLTVTTPLESPTSPQSQCPPTPPPPPRVRGEPPPPPPPAPAEPQVLLEPQGVRFVLGPTPVQRQLMERRQKELKDAAEHQETNGHGETPAEPEPAATHSNGSSAPRRHRPPPLTPDLQNVNNSAQRRTALLDYENLPALPPVWEARKPSSEDEEKSCGGSKTPSLNGYNHHAHHHLHHSYSHPLSAALESSHNYVNTENVTAPLSAHRPDTARRRADGPTIFNFDFRRPLVSGHGEPPKTLNYIEVEMDGGAGNKGASDGSNPHTPRTPSSPLPPTTPTRRTELYALIDIERTAAMSNLQKARPRDDGTSRKTRHNSTELPTKSTA, encoded by the exons ATGGGTAGCTGCCTAAGCTGTCCAGAGAAAGAGTCGATTCCAGATAATCATCAGAGTAAATTCAAG GTGATCAATGTGGACGACGATGGGAACGAACTAGGCTCGGGAGTGATGGAGCTGACCGACGCCGAGCTCGTCCTCCACACCCATCGCCGGGATGACGTCAGGTGGCCTTACCTGTGCCTGCGCCGCTACGGCTACGACTCTAACCTGTTCTCGTTCGAGAGCGGCCGCCGCTGCCAGACGGGCCAAG gtatCTTTGCCTTCAAGTGTGCTCGCGCTGAGGAGATCTTCAACATGCTGCAGGAGGTGATGCACAGCCACAGCATCAGCGTGGTGGAGGAGGCTGTGCTGGAACCCAGCCACCAGGCGGCGCTCACGCCTGCAG CTCTCGGCTACTCGGTGCCGTCTGTGCCAAATGGTGTCACGCGGATCCCATCTGTAGGCGAGGCGCCATCTCACCCCTCCAGCCGTCACCCGTCAGTGGCGAGCACCCGGCTGCCGTCGGTGGGGGAGGAGTCCACGCACCCTCTGCTGGTGGCTGATGAAGCG GTACACACCTACGTGAACACCACGGGGCTCCTGGAGGAGCAGCCAAGCCCGCTAACTGTCACCACTCCGCTGGAGAGCCCCACTTCTCCACAGTCTCAGTGTCCACCAACGCCTCCGCCCCCTCCGAGGGTCCGCGGGGAGCCGCCGCCACCACCGCCGCCTGCCCCGGCAGAGCCGCAGGTGTTGCTGGAGCCGCAGGGCGTGCGTTTTGTGCTAGGCCCCACGCCTGTTCAGAGGCAGCTGATGGAGCGGCGGCAGAAGGAGCTGAAGGACGCCGCGGAGCACCAAGAGACTAACGGCCATGGCGAGACGCCTGCCGAGCCTGAACCCGCCGCCACGCACTCCAACGGCTCGTCGGCTCCTCGCCGCCACCGCCCGCCCCCCCTCACCCCCGACCTGCAGAATGTCAATAACTCGGCCCAGCGGCGCACGGCCCTGCTGGACTACGAGAACCTGCCGGCGCTGCCGCCCGTGTGGGAGGCGAGGAAGCCGAGCTCCGAGGACGAGGAGAAAAGCTGTGGTGGCTCCAAAACGCCGTCTCTCAATGGCTACAACCACCACGCCCACCACCACCTGCACCACTCCTACTCCCACCCGTTGTCCGCTGCGCTCGAGTCCTCGCACAACTACGTCAACACAGAGAACGTCACGGCGCCGCTCAGCGCCCACCGGCCTGACACGGCCCGCCGCCGTGCCGATGGGCCCACCATCTTCAACTTTGACTTCCGCCGGCCGCTGGTGTCGGGCCATGGTGAGCCGCCCAAGACGCTCAACTACATTGAGGTGGAGATGGACGGCGGGGCCGGGAACAAAGGCGCCTCAGACGGGAGCAATCCCCACACGCCGCGCACCCCCTCCTCACCATTGccccccaccacccccacccGTCGCACCGAACTCTATGCCCTCATTGACATCGAGCGCACCGCTGCCATGTCCAACTTACAGAAGGCGCGGCCGCGGGATGACGGTACATCACGGAAGACGAGACACAACAGCACGGAGCTGCCCACCAAGAGCACGGCGTGA